The Microbacterium maritypicum genome contains a region encoding:
- the pgm gene encoding phosphoglucomutase (alpha-D-glucose-1,6-bisphosphate-dependent): MTSRAGLPAEESDLIDVDELIAAYYDRTPNPEVAAERVVFGTSGHRGSSLSNSFNENHILATTQAIVDYRDAQGITGPLFLGRDTHALSLPAERSAIEVLLANGIDVRVDSRDSWVPTPALSHAILTYNRGKAGDDPSRADGIVVTPSHNPPRDGGFKYNPPHGGPADTDATGWIADRANALIAAGLEGVKLERFADIDWDSLTGYDFRDAYVRDLPSIIDIDAIRSAGVSIGADPLGGASVEYWALIAEMHDLDLTVVNPEVDPTWRFMTLDWDEKIRMDPSSPSAMASLVAKKGSYDVLTGNDADADRHGIVTPDAGLMNPNHYLAVAIDYLFSHREGWPRDAAIGKTLVSSMIIDRVAESLGRRLLEVPVGFKWFVPGLLDGSVAFGGEESAGASFLRKDGSVWSTDKDGILLCLLAAEIIAVTGKTPSERYRELETAFGASAYQRVDAPATPEQKATLGKLAPEAVTATTLAGEDITAKLSHAPGNGAAIGGLKVQTEHAWFAARPSGTEDVYKLYAESLRGPEHLAEVQAEARAVVSAALGG, from the coding sequence ATGACCAGCCGTGCCGGCCTCCCCGCGGAGGAAAGTGACCTGATCGACGTCGATGAACTGATCGCCGCCTACTACGACCGCACACCGAACCCCGAGGTCGCGGCCGAACGGGTCGTCTTCGGCACCAGCGGCCATCGCGGATCCTCGCTGTCGAACAGCTTCAACGAGAACCACATCCTCGCCACGACGCAGGCGATCGTGGACTACCGCGATGCGCAGGGCATCACCGGTCCGCTCTTCCTCGGCCGCGACACCCACGCGCTGTCGCTTCCCGCCGAGCGCAGTGCGATCGAGGTGCTGCTCGCGAACGGCATCGACGTGCGCGTCGACTCCCGCGACTCGTGGGTGCCCACGCCGGCGCTCAGCCACGCGATCCTCACGTACAACCGCGGCAAGGCGGGCGACGACCCGAGTCGCGCAGACGGGATCGTCGTCACCCCCTCGCACAACCCCCCGCGCGACGGCGGCTTCAAGTACAACCCGCCGCACGGCGGACCCGCCGACACCGACGCCACGGGCTGGATCGCCGACCGCGCGAATGCCCTCATCGCCGCCGGCCTCGAGGGTGTGAAGCTGGAGCGCTTCGCCGACATCGACTGGGATTCCCTCACCGGCTACGACTTCCGCGACGCGTACGTGCGCGACCTGCCGTCGATCATCGACATCGACGCCATCCGCTCGGCCGGTGTCAGCATCGGCGCCGACCCGCTCGGTGGAGCCTCCGTCGAGTACTGGGCGCTGATCGCGGAGATGCACGACCTCGACCTCACGGTCGTGAACCCCGAGGTCGACCCGACCTGGCGCTTCATGACTCTGGACTGGGACGAGAAGATCCGGATGGATCCGTCGTCGCCTTCCGCGATGGCCTCGCTGGTGGCGAAGAAGGGCTCCTACGACGTCCTCACCGGCAACGACGCCGACGCCGACCGGCACGGCATCGTGACCCCGGACGCCGGGCTGATGAACCCGAACCACTATCTCGCCGTCGCCATCGACTACCTCTTCTCGCACCGCGAGGGCTGGCCGCGCGACGCCGCGATCGGCAAGACGCTGGTGTCGTCGATGATCATCGACCGCGTGGCCGAATCGCTCGGCCGGCGCCTGCTGGAGGTGCCGGTCGGATTCAAGTGGTTCGTCCCCGGACTCCTCGACGGGTCGGTCGCGTTCGGCGGCGAGGAGTCGGCCGGCGCCTCGTTCCTCCGCAAGGACGGCTCGGTCTGGTCGACCGACAAGGACGGCATCCTGCTGTGCCTGCTGGCCGCCGAGATCATCGCCGTCACCGGCAAGACCCCGTCGGAGCGGTATCGCGAGCTGGAGACCGCTTTCGGAGCCTCGGCCTATCAGCGCGTCGACGCACCGGCCACGCCGGAGCAGAAGGCCACCCTCGGCAAGCTCGCCCCCGAAGCCGTGACGGCGACCACGCTCGCCGGTGAGGACATCACCGCGAAGCTCTCGCATGCGCCCGGCAACGGCGCGGCGATCGGCGGGCTCAAGGTGCAGACGGAGCACGCCTGGTTCGCCGCCCGCCCGTCCGGTACCGAAGACGTGTACAAGCTCTACGCCGAGAGCCTGCGCGGCCCTGAGCACCTCGCCGAGGTGCAGGCCGAGGCCCGTGCCGTGGTGTCGGCCGCGCTGGGCGGCTGA
- a CDS encoding LLM class flavin-dependent oxidoreductase: MSDTALSVLDLVPVRTGQTSAEAIAASLALTETAERLGYRRYWFAEHHNMPSVASTTPPVLIAAAATRTSRLRLGSGGVMLPNHAPLIVAEQFAALEAIAPGRIDLGLGRAPGSDPVITQLLRGSGTTSDVEQFPRHVQDIAALLSGDGATVRFTSGGEYTVRATPAATGTPEVWLLGSSDYSAQLAASHGLPYVFANHFSGQGLERALDLYRTGYRPSEEHPEPRTFLTVNAVAAPTQEEAEARALPQLRMMARLRLNQPLAALETVEQAAAAVTDAATDEVVQAARSRWFVGTGESVAAEVRAFADRYGVDEVMLSPVAGAYDAEPNDVPTGRAQTLELIAAALHR; encoded by the coding sequence ATGTCCGATACAGCTCTCTCCGTCCTCGACCTCGTTCCGGTCCGCACCGGCCAGACCAGCGCCGAGGCCATCGCCGCCTCGCTCGCCCTCACGGAGACCGCCGAGCGCCTCGGCTATCGCCGCTACTGGTTCGCCGAGCACCACAACATGCCCTCGGTGGCATCCACCACTCCTCCCGTGCTGATCGCCGCTGCGGCCACCCGCACCTCGCGTCTGCGCCTGGGCTCTGGCGGCGTGATGCTGCCCAACCACGCACCGCTCATCGTGGCCGAGCAGTTCGCCGCCCTCGAGGCGATCGCGCCAGGACGCATCGATCTGGGCCTCGGCCGTGCACCGGGCAGCGATCCGGTGATCACGCAGCTGCTGCGCGGCTCCGGAACCACCAGCGACGTGGAGCAGTTCCCGCGTCATGTGCAGGACATCGCCGCACTGCTCTCGGGCGACGGCGCCACCGTGCGCTTCACCTCCGGCGGCGAGTACACGGTGCGTGCGACACCGGCCGCGACCGGCACCCCCGAGGTGTGGCTGCTCGGGTCGAGCGACTACTCCGCGCAGCTCGCTGCCTCGCACGGACTGCCCTACGTCTTCGCGAACCACTTCTCGGGGCAGGGTCTCGAGCGCGCGCTGGATCTCTACCGCACCGGCTACCGCCCGAGCGAGGAGCACCCGGAGCCGCGCACGTTCCTGACCGTGAACGCCGTCGCCGCCCCCACGCAGGAGGAGGCGGAGGCCCGCGCACTCCCCCAGCTGCGGATGATGGCGCGCCTGCGCCTGAACCAGCCCCTCGCCGCCCTCGAGACCGTCGAGCAGGCGGCGGCCGCCGTGACTGACGCCGCGACCGACGAGGTCGTGCAGGCCGCCCGCTCGCGGTGGTTCGTCGGCACGGGCGAGAGCGTCGCGGCCGAGGTGCGCGCCTTCGCCGACCGCTACGGCGTCGACGAGGTCATGCTCTCTCCTGTCGCGGGTGCCTACGACGCCGAGCCGAACGATGTCCCGACCGGCCGCGCGCAGACGCTGGAGCTCATCGCCGCCGCCCTGCACCGCTGA
- the galT gene encoding galactose-1-phosphate uridylyltransferase, which translates to MNTPELPELRTDTLGAGVVRRATTLADGRDLIYYDDPGTALGPDRAIDARVLDPRPDTATMRLDVLTGDWITVAANRQNRVMMPGADADPLAPQTPGNPSEVPSRYDVAVFENRSPAFGPALAEAVGTAPVASNAPRGLDDLAALGLGRTRTSVGRCEVVCFSPEHAGSFGTQSVTRARTVIEAWADRTAALSTLPGIEQIFPFENRGEAIGVTLPHPHGQIYAYPYVTPRTTRVLESIDRTAPDLFQHILESEQASERVVFRGEHWTAFVPFAARWPLEVHLMPHRHVPDLAETTQAERDELAPLYLRLLRGVDALYDSPTPYIAAWHQAPVHVGRDTVRLHLQLTSPRRAADKLKFLAGSEAAMWAWAAEVPPEVGAARLREAIERASHDQTDPGASV; encoded by the coding sequence GTGAACACGCCCGAACTTCCTGAGTTGCGCACCGACACCCTCGGCGCCGGCGTCGTCCGACGCGCCACCACCCTCGCCGACGGCCGCGACCTCATCTACTACGACGACCCCGGCACCGCGCTCGGACCCGATCGAGCCATCGACGCGCGCGTTCTCGACCCCCGCCCTGACACCGCGACGATGCGCCTCGACGTGCTCACCGGCGACTGGATCACCGTCGCCGCGAACCGGCAGAACCGCGTGATGATGCCCGGCGCCGACGCCGACCCGCTCGCGCCGCAGACTCCGGGCAATCCGTCGGAAGTGCCCTCGCGCTACGACGTCGCGGTGTTCGAGAACCGCTCGCCCGCGTTCGGGCCCGCCCTCGCGGAAGCAGTGGGCACCGCACCCGTGGCATCCAACGCGCCCCGCGGACTCGACGATCTCGCAGCCCTCGGCCTCGGCCGCACACGCACCTCGGTCGGACGCTGCGAGGTCGTCTGCTTCAGCCCCGAGCACGCGGGGTCCTTCGGCACGCAGTCCGTCACCCGCGCCCGCACCGTCATCGAGGCCTGGGCCGACCGCACGGCGGCGCTGTCGACGCTGCCCGGCATCGAGCAGATCTTCCCGTTCGAGAACCGTGGTGAGGCGATCGGCGTCACCCTGCCCCACCCGCACGGTCAGATCTACGCGTACCCGTACGTCACTCCGCGCACGACCCGCGTGCTGGAGTCGATCGATCGCACGGCCCCCGACCTGTTCCAGCACATCCTCGAGTCCGAGCAGGCGTCCGAGCGCGTGGTGTTCCGCGGCGAGCACTGGACCGCCTTCGTGCCGTTCGCCGCGCGCTGGCCGCTCGAGGTGCACCTGATGCCGCACCGCCACGTGCCCGACCTCGCCGAGACCACCCAGGCGGAGCGCGACGAGCTCGCCCCGCTGTACCTGCGGCTGCTGCGCGGTGTCGACGCGCTCTACGACTCCCCGACCCCCTACATCGCGGCCTGGCACCAGGCACCCGTGCACGTCGGTCGCGACACCGTGCGCCTGCACCTGCAGCTGACGAGCCCCCGCCGCGCCGCCGACAAGCTGAAGTTCCTCGCCGGCTCCGAGGCCGCGATGTGGGCATGGGCAGCCGAGGTGCCGCCCGAGGTCGGAGCCGCGCGACTTCGCGAGGCGATCGAACGCGCCTCGCACGACCAGACCGACCCCGGAGCATCCGTATGA
- a CDS encoding glycerate kinase, whose protein sequence is MTRVLLAPDSFKGTITAVDAAAALADGWASVDPTAEFVHRPMADGGEGSMAAFEAAVPGAVRMPLTVDGPAGQRVDTCWLLLPPTESAPAGTAVVDLGSTSGIELLHELRPWDADTTGLGQAVAAALDHGVSRLVVGIGSSASTDGGTGMLTALGARFLDAAGAPVARGARGLDDIASVDLSALRAAPEVRVLTDVTNPLTGPRGAAAVFGPQKGLRAAEDIALVDDGLRRLADLLHIDPAGQGHGAAGGTGAAFAAWGGVLAPGAAEVAALIDLAGAIADADVVITGEGSYDGQSGDGKAPSFLAGLAAAAGARAMLAAGRITDDADTAPFAACASLTALAGSSEAALAEPGRWLREAGAALARTVV, encoded by the coding sequence GTGACCAGGGTCCTGCTGGCCCCCGACAGCTTCAAGGGCACCATCACGGCAGTCGATGCCGCGGCCGCCCTCGCCGACGGCTGGGCATCGGTCGATCCGACCGCCGAGTTCGTGCATCGGCCGATGGCGGACGGCGGAGAGGGCAGCATGGCCGCGTTCGAAGCGGCCGTGCCCGGCGCCGTGCGGATGCCGCTCACGGTCGATGGTCCGGCGGGGCAGAGGGTCGACACCTGCTGGCTGCTGCTGCCCCCGACGGAGAGCGCCCCGGCGGGCACGGCCGTGGTCGATCTGGGTTCGACCTCCGGCATCGAGCTGCTGCACGAGTTGCGCCCGTGGGACGCCGACACCACCGGTCTCGGACAAGCCGTGGCCGCCGCCCTCGACCACGGTGTCTCGCGACTCGTCGTCGGCATCGGCTCCAGTGCGTCCACCGATGGGGGCACGGGGATGCTCACCGCGCTCGGCGCCCGCTTCCTCGACGCCGCGGGTGCACCTGTCGCACGGGGCGCGCGCGGTCTCGACGACATCGCCTCCGTCGATCTGAGCGCCTTGCGCGCGGCCCCCGAGGTGCGCGTCCTCACCGACGTCACCAATCCGCTCACCGGTCCGCGCGGTGCTGCCGCGGTGTTCGGCCCCCAGAAGGGGCTGCGCGCGGCCGAGGACATCGCTCTCGTCGACGACGGCCTGCGTCGCCTCGCCGACCTGTTGCACATCGACCCTGCCGGTCAGGGCCACGGAGCGGCAGGAGGCACGGGAGCCGCGTTCGCGGCGTGGGGTGGCGTGCTCGCTCCCGGCGCCGCAGAGGTGGCCGCGCTCATCGACCTCGCCGGCGCGATCGCCGACGCCGATGTCGTCATCACGGGGGAGGGGTCGTACGACGGGCAGTCGGGCGACGGCAAGGCACCCTCGTTCCTCGCCGGGCTCGCCGCAGCGGCGGGTGCCCGTGCGATGCTCGCCGCCGGGCGCATCACCGACGACGCCGACACCGCACCGTTCGCCGCGTGCGCTTCCCTCACCGCGCTCGCCGGCTCATCGGAGGCGGCGCTCGCCGAACCGGGGCGCTGGCTGCGCGAAGCGGGAGCCGCCTTGGCGCGCACCGTGGTCTGA
- the pheA gene encoding prephenate dehydratase — protein sequence MKPVTERRTYSYLGPAGTFTEAALDQVAEARGQDWRPVHNVGEALADVLEGRSDAAMIAIENSIEGGVSTTQDALATLPGLRIIGEYLVRVNFVLVAPRGTTLDQVEVIAAHPVAYAQCHGWLGANLPSHSHVPASSNVASAIGVLDGTLAAQAAIAAPGIVNHYDVDVLAEGIGDNAQAVTRFVLVTRTTRSPEPTGADKTSLIVELPHDHPGSLLEMLEQFSTRGINLSLIESRPIGDELGRYRFVIDADGHIEHERMADALLGIRRFSPRVVFLGSYPRADRQIVQYPDRYSDDVFVEARDWLRGILSGEPEA from the coding sequence GTGAAACCCGTGACTGAACGCCGCACCTACAGCTATCTCGGCCCTGCCGGAACCTTCACGGAGGCGGCGCTCGATCAGGTGGCCGAGGCCCGCGGCCAGGACTGGCGCCCCGTGCACAACGTGGGTGAGGCTCTCGCCGACGTGCTCGAGGGCCGCAGCGACGCCGCGATGATCGCGATCGAGAACTCGATCGAGGGCGGCGTCTCCACCACGCAGGATGCTCTCGCGACGCTCCCAGGGCTCCGCATCATCGGCGAGTACCTGGTGCGGGTGAACTTCGTGCTGGTGGCCCCTCGGGGGACGACCCTCGATCAGGTCGAGGTGATCGCGGCGCATCCGGTGGCCTACGCCCAGTGCCATGGCTGGCTCGGCGCGAACCTGCCGTCGCACTCGCACGTGCCCGCATCGAGCAACGTCGCCTCCGCGATCGGCGTCCTCGACGGCACGCTGGCAGCGCAAGCCGCGATCGCCGCCCCCGGCATCGTGAATCACTACGACGTAGACGTCCTGGCAGAGGGCATCGGCGACAACGCGCAGGCCGTGACCCGCTTCGTCCTGGTCACCCGCACGACCCGCTCGCCCGAGCCGACCGGCGCCGACAAGACCTCCCTGATCGTCGAGCTCCCGCACGACCACCCGGGTTCGCTCCTCGAGATGCTCGAGCAGTTCTCCACCCGCGGCATCAACCTGTCGCTCATCGAGTCGCGGCCCATCGGTGACGAACTCGGCCGCTATCGGTTCGTGATCGACGCCGACGGCCACATCGAGCACGAGCGCATGGCCGACGCGCTGCTCGGCATCCGCCGCTTCAGCCCGCGTGTCGTCTTCCTCGGCTCGTATCCGCGCGCGGACCGGCAGATCGTGCAGTACCCGGACCGCTACTCCGACGACGTGTTCGTCGAGGCGCGCGATTGGTTGCGCGGCATCCTCTCCGGCGAGCCGGAGGCCTGA
- a CDS encoding LacI family DNA-binding transcriptional regulator has translation MAMVAARAGVSGQTVSRVVNGSSRVDPDTRARVEQAMTALGYRPHRAARALRTGRSQTIGLVVTTLATVGNSRMLQATAEAAAERGYALTLVTAAHGVAEAFDRLAEQEVDGAIVLNEASALVSAAQRPTGLRLVVVDAPTGAGFTSVHSDHAGGAAAATRRLLGLGHTTVHLLAGPADSFAAVERERGWRETLAAAGIRPPAVVRGDWSADSGYAAGRELASATAVFCANDQMALGLLRAVSESGRRVPDDVSVIGFDDVPEAANYRPPLTTIRQDFTALAQRAVSALVDAIEGMPEAEGAAVIPTDLLERASTAESVR, from the coding sequence ATGGCCATGGTCGCCGCCCGCGCGGGCGTCTCGGGGCAGACCGTCTCGCGCGTCGTCAACGGCAGCTCGCGGGTCGACCCCGACACCCGCGCTCGCGTGGAGCAGGCGATGACCGCACTCGGCTATCGTCCGCACCGCGCAGCGCGAGCCCTGCGCACCGGTCGCTCGCAGACGATCGGACTCGTGGTCACCACCCTGGCGACCGTCGGCAACTCGCGGATGCTGCAGGCGACGGCCGAAGCGGCGGCCGAACGCGGCTACGCGCTCACCCTCGTGACCGCCGCTCACGGGGTCGCCGAGGCCTTCGATCGACTCGCGGAGCAGGAGGTCGACGGCGCGATCGTGCTGAACGAGGCATCGGCCCTGGTCTCCGCCGCTCAGCGCCCCACGGGACTGCGGCTCGTGGTCGTCGACGCACCGACCGGCGCCGGGTTCACCTCGGTGCACAGCGACCACGCGGGCGGGGCCGCCGCCGCCACGCGTCGACTCCTCGGCCTCGGGCACACCACCGTGCACCTCCTCGCCGGTCCTGCCGACTCCTTCGCCGCCGTCGAGCGCGAACGAGGGTGGCGCGAGACCCTCGCCGCTGCCGGCATCCGTCCGCCCGCCGTCGTCCGCGGCGACTGGAGCGCCGACTCCGGGTACGCGGCTGGTCGAGAACTGGCCTCGGCCACTGCCGTCTTCTGCGCCAACGACCAGATGGCGCTCGGTCTTCTGCGGGCCGTCTCCGAGTCGGGTCGCCGGGTCCCGGATGATGTCAGCGTGATCGGCTTCGACGATGTGCCGGAGGCGGCGAACTACCGGCCACCGCTGACCACGATCCGTCAGGACTTCACCGCGCTCGCACAGCGCGCGGTCTCTGCGCTGGTCGATGCGATCGAGGGTATGCCGGAGGCAGAGGGCGCCGCCGTCATCCCGACCGATCTCCTCGAGCGTGCCAGCACCGCGGAGAGCGTGCGGTGA